gtaacAAATAGCTTATAATGAATCTACACTAacaacattaataaatttattcatgaaaaaaattggaaagatattttttgactttaacaaaagttattggttaaataaataactaatgagagattagagtcaaaataaatttatgtttttttttatagtgatcaaaatttatcattatttaacagtgcttttatttttcaaaataactttttaacccacctatttatttatttttagccttacgatttattaataaatttatttaatattctgTTTTTTTAGGCTAAATGGGTCCCACCCATTTATTTCACCCTTTGCTTTCTTCCCCACCCCACCCACCGCTTGCACCTGTCACTTCCCAAAATTGAAGTCACAGCCACGAGGCTCCATCCTCCCCTCtctccaaaatagaaaagaaaagaaaatcacgcCGCACAAGGCTTTCGTTTCTTCCCCAGTAGCCGTCGCCTGCTCTCGTCTCTCATCTTCCTAAAACTGAAAAAGCAACCTCAGTAAAGTGACAACCCAAAAACTCTAGCAGTcgtcttctcctctcccttGCTTGGTCTCTACCTCTTAATCTTTGCTCTCTCGGGCACCTCATCATAATCGTTTGCCACTGCCTCACCTCCGTTCCCTACCCCTTTGCCATCGTAGCCTCGCATCCAGCCCTCCATCGCGGCATTACGGTTCTCCATCTTGGCATTGCAGTTGGTGGTCGCAGCCTTCTCGATCGTCTTGGTCTTTACTCTTCCTCTACCCTCCCTTGCCATCACTCGCAGCGTTGCCTCTGCTCCCTcaccctcgcctccaccctccatcaccttcttccCTTCGCACCTGCAGACCCGCCCACAAACCTCTAGACATGCATatcggagcgtgtcggaaagagttgatCATGTGTCGAATTTTTTGTCAcgtgttgaccgcgtgtccaaACGTATCCGACACGACACAGAGGTCATTTGaatgtgtccgtgcttcatagatGACGATGGCTCTGTGGTGATAATGTGTGAGGAATGGCCAGGAGTTTGTGAAGCATTCAATGGTACACGTTCCATTGTTTCTGTTCATGCGTTAATTATTCCTCGACAAGGTGAGGTTCAAAATCTTTGCACGTTGGGTTTGATTTGGGACGGGCTTGACTCAGCTTTTTAATGTTTGGGCTGGGTTTGACCTTTTATGAAATGGGTTTAGTTCAGTTGACTGGGCTTGATTTAAGAGCCCAATAATGTCCCAAGCTTAAGATCCAGAACCCATGATACTAGAGATGTGGCCCTTGCCGGGCGGAAGCGTCCATTCCAATTTCAGACCGGGCCAGAGGAGCAGCCCGAGCCCCCTCTACTAtatgaataataatttttaacagaaaaattcgataaattaaaaaattgtataatAGCTAGAGATGGAGatcttgattaggttgttatgTTTAGTGCTAGATTTAACTACTAGGGGTTAGTCCGGTAGACACCTTTTACACTTGAAAATGCAGAGGTGTTGAGTTCGATTTCCCACTTCCTCAAGGGTTGAGGTAGAGATATGTGAGTGAAGAAGTAGGGTTTCGTAACCTACACATAGTACACATAGTGACTTATAAAATAGATATAAGACAAGAccagatgaaaaaaaaaaaaaaaaaaaaaaagaatccagTGCTAGATTTAGGTTAGTTTCATTTGGTTAGTATGCATTtagtttagggattttagtgAACACCTTTGATAGAGTTTAGTCTTAGTAGATTAATCTGTTTGGAACTCTATTCTTTGATCTCCATCATTGACGTATCTAGGAACTCTGTTCTTCGATTTGctcatcttccaaaactgaAACTCAAGGTATGATGAACATAGACTCATACTCTATGTTCTGATATTCTCTGTATAAAGCCGAGGCTGAGAAATTTTGTTgtgatttatttgaaaaaagccTCCAATTGAGGATCTGTTGGTGACTTGAGCTTGTCCTGATGATAATTCGGATGTGAATCGTTGTTTCACAGCTGCAGCTAGATCCTTTGAGTGAAGTGCTTACCACAGGTTTGATTGTATTCTCGAAATAGAACAGCGAGCATTTCAGGTAAGGTTTTGATCGAGAGCGAGATGCTGACGAGTTCACCGTGGGCATGTGGCTGGTTTGTTCTTCATATGCTTGCTATGAGACGTATTGCATGATCACTGTTGGAAGGTTCTTTTATATAGGCCCCGTAAGCGTAGCAAATAAGTGCTGTTGAGGAACTCTTTGTGGGGTTGCTCGTATTTTGTGCGTGATGAGTCATGTAAGGTCAATGGGATTGGTTTAAAGGACCAAAATACGTGTGCCTGACAATTTGTTGATGAGAAGTATCACAGGTTCGGAGTCCACTGAATCATTAAGATTAATCAGGTTATTCGACCTAGTAAAcgaacaaatcatcaaaaggaatTAACTAATGGAATAATCATGACATTTTAAGCTTCGTTTTGGTAGATTATTAGCCCAAGTTGAAGATCATTTAGTAGGTCAAATCCACCTCAAAATCTAGGACAAAGATAATAGAAAATTGAAGTTGAATCTGGAATTAGAAGTCTGATCAGGCGTACTCGGTATTTTGGGGATTTAGGAGATCTTAATGACAAAATATCGAAATATCATGAATTACAAACTTTTAAAAGGCTTCCAGATCTTTCCATTCATTCACGTTTCATGAAATTCCAAATTGAATTGCTCGGTCAAATGTCTTCTCAAAGTAGCAGTCAGAATGTCAAAGGCCAGTCTGACCTTCAAGGCTGTTTCTGCAATTTCGTTAAAATATGGGCCGAATCTCAGTAAATGATAAACTACAAAGTTTTAGAAGACGTCTTAAGCTTTCAAACAGGACtggtttcataattttctgatgTGATTTACAATTTCGGGTTTTGTGGCTCTGATCATGAAAATGGTTATCTGAGAAACTAAAGTAAACTTAATAAGCTGCAAATTCATGGGTTTTTCATCAAAATCGGACCCCATTTGTTCATGCGATTAAGTGTGTTGATTCTCCTTGCTTGATATGCTTGATGCAGGAGATGTGCTGAGTgccaatttattgatttttcctAGCTCTTTGGTGGTCAATTCTTTTTGTGAGCATTCTAATGCTTTTATTGATCGTGGTGCATGAGTGAGTGCAGTGAGACTATGATAAACCGAACTGTGGAGGTGGATCGGAGAAGTTTGGAGATTTTCATTAGCTTTAATTAGGATTAGAGTTAGTTCTAGAATTTGAACTCTAGATTAGGCTCGATAATAGACTTAGAATAGTCACTTTGAATAAAAATAGTAATATTTGGTTTAGTTTAGGATCCACTTGGGATCGGTTTAACTAATTAgtcttaataaatgaaatagaCTTAGTctgaaaaatgtaaagaaaaaatgaaaatagttgttaagaaaaaaaaaaccatagtaAATAGCTTAGTTTAATTTAGGATTCACTTCAAATAATTGAATAAGTAATGTGGAAGTGTCATAACCTAGGATAAACTTGAGGAGGATTACGTGAATACCTAATATCCAAAAGTTGGACTGGGATCTGAACTCGGACGACAAAGTACCGATGTAAGGCTTCACTTGTCTCTGAAAATTTCGCTAACTCATGTTACCCATTTTAAGATAAAATAGTTTCCGAAGTCAACCTCATAGGGGTTGTTGTCCTAAGGCTTAATAACAAGGCCATGTCATATTCTTTGTCCTACTCATATCGGATTACTTTAATACACTTTACTTTTGGTCGTTCTTTTACTACCTTTTTTAGATCAATTGATTGTATATATTTTATGTAgcttttttttagttttgatttTGCTTGTTTTAGCTGAACATTTTGGGTACATTTCAAATCATTATAAACACAAAAGCATTGCTTGTTCACTTAGCGGATGAGAACCTTAAGATTtataattttgtaaaaatatcttgGTAAGTAAGTAAGCCTGGGGATTAAAAGGGCATTAGTTAGATAACTTATGTAATTAAGTCTTCGACATAGCAACACTAGATCTCTAGTTACGTAGGAAGTAAGGTATCCTCACATACCTCACTTGATTTATAGACGGCTCTAATAAGTTAGTGGCAACTCTTCATGTATAATTCTCATATGATTAATCGaattaaaaatggaaattcaaTGTCGCATGAGTTAAGGATTTGGGAGTATTCACACTAATTGAGAACTGTTGGTCCCCAACTCGATATTACTTTTAAACCCGTCATCTTTATCTCCCAATCTGGTGTTGAATATTATGTCCACATATGCTAGCCGAGTATGTGTGTCCTTGTAAGCAGATAAAAGAGCCGAAATAAACAAACGCTTGTCCCTCCATAACAACCTAAGagatctttttatatattttcccCTGTTTTGCACTATATGTCTCTTCTTCACGGACACATTCCTCACTCGGCTTCCCATAAATTCGAAGTCCATCTTGACCGAATCCTTCCATCTCTTGTTGCCAATTCATGTACACgaaatttcacttaattttgcCTGCAAATATATCTAAGCCTTATCTCGAAGGTCGAAGTATATTCATCCAGATTCATTCATCTTCAGTCGACCATATGGGGGGTAATCCGGCATGCCCGAACGGAGATAAATTGGTAACTGCAGGCAACAACTTAGTAACCAACATTATCAATCAGGAGTGGGGTGCAGAATTGAAACTCTTCCTGAAGATGGCCAGTCATAGTGCCCACGTTTGCATGCATGACGTCCATCATAATATTGTGTGGGATCATGTGGCTTGTCTGTGATGCATGACTTAAATaatatgtgaatataaattatgatcatGGTACTTTTGTTATAGAGTCGggttaatccttaatttttttatgcgataaagaataaaatatgatagtcaaaatttaggtatcaacttCATCTATTTTATAAGCAGTTCCGAATTCCTTCCATCAAGCTGCTTTTAGTGCACTATCTTTCGAGAATCGAGAGAATGTCCGAGAGCCTGAATATGTGTTTGAATCTCGGTGTGTGTCATTcaatctttttctttagaaTGGAGAGTCCTTTGTTCTGTCGTATTCCCCCCTTTAATAGCAAATTCTAGCATGAACACCAATAGCTGATCCGTCATGGAGAAACCCACATTGACAACTACAGGCCGTCAGATGGAATGGACATCTATGTGAAACGAAAAGGATGGTGAAGTACCCAgaattcttttttcctctctacGTGTCCTCTCGAGAAAATTAATGGTGTGCAATCGGAACCGTCCAAACCGAACTACCTAAACTAAATTAGATCAGCTGGTTCTAGGCGGTTCCCCAGAGTGCAGTCTAGTACAGGCGGTCCGATTCCCGATTCTAGGGTGGGAATCGGACCAAACGAACTACCCAGACTgatccattttttattcctctGAGAATGCTTTTTCTTGATTCTGTATCCTCCTTCTCAtccctccattttttttaagaaagaaaagaagtactaagtcttttctctctctctctctctctctctcatcaatcCATAGTCTCAATTAGTGACCTCTGTGCTATATACTAGTATCCTTTTGCAGAGTCACGTGAACTGTCATTTTTCTAGTCCTGCATTTCTCTTCTAGTGGCTTTGTTCTGTTTATCTCTTTCGTTGAGTAGTTCTCCATTTTCACTATCTGTTGATAATGGCACTACCAAACGACCCAGCAAGCCACTCTCCATTGTCCTCTGGATCAACCCCCAACGGAACCCCTTCGACCTCTCTGAAGGCAAGCTCTCGGTCAACAGGGTCCCCATCCTCACCGAAGTCCCTAGCAACGTCCCACTGAGTCACTGACCGACTTTTCCTCCATGCGTCGCTCCTCCATGCGCCCCTCCCTTGCTCCCGCCGGGCGTCGAGAACGTCCGCGACATCGGTCTCTTCGGCAACGTCCCCATCATCTCCaccctccccctctccctccggGGGTTTGCCTTCCACCCCAACCCTCCCGTGACCATCCTCTCTGACTTCTCACCCTCGACTTGGGCAACAAGCACGGTCCATCGTTTTTGTTGGACAGtccgggaatcggaccggaccAGTGGCTCCGATGCGATTCTCGGTTCCAGAAATGGGGAACCGGAGTGGACCGGAACCGATCAGCCTAGAGAATATCCCACTCTTGATttctctccaaatttttttttttttattccacgTGGGAAATGGGCTCTAGCCATTCTTTCTTCCCTACTTTTCTTCTGGCCGAGAATTACTTGCCACTTTAAGCGTGATCTGCAGCTTTAATACTGGAAAGTTTTGGCCGGCTAATCCTCCTTGATGTCCTTGCCTTGTTCTTTGAATTAGCATGTGCTCACTCGACCGTAGATTGAAGGAATCATAACATGAAAATTCCTCGTTTGTCATCGATGTAATTGCAGTTGCCCTTCATGTAAATGCGTTAGTAACATAATGTATCTAGCACAATGGATTGCCTAACTTATTCTATGATGGcacttgtctttttctttttggtactACTTAATTTTATTGCTTCTGCATCGAAATTTCCTCACATATTCTCTTCTTCTAGGGCAGGTATCATCTCGGATTTTCTTGGGCATTAAAATTTCCACCACTTGAAGGCAAAGAAGAAATGCATCCTCCCATTGAGAAATGCAACGTCAGTGTGCATAGAAATGCAGAAGATGCTGATACTGGTGCGTCTGATCTGTTGACTGCGCCCACAAAAACTAATTCTGGTGGATCTAGTTCGTTGACCGCATCGATTGGAAACTACTACGATGTGTTCTTGAACTTTAGAGGTGTAGATACTCGAAAGGGTTTCACTGATCACCTCTACAACGGGCTTGTCGATGCTGGAATTCATACTTTTAGAGACAATAATGAGATTCGGGAAGGAGAGATGATCGGCCCAGATCTTTTGACAGCCATCAAGAATAGTAAGATCCTAATCCCGATTCTCTGTAAATTATGGTTCGAGCAATTGGTGCTTGGACGAGCTTGTTCAAATAATGGAGTGCAAGAAAAGTGACAGGGGGCATATAGTGTTGCCGATATTCTATAAAGTGGAACCAGCTCACGTGCGACATCAAATCGGGAGTTTTGGGGATGCATTTCATAAGCGCGAGAGGCGTTTTGACCCAACAATTTTCGATAAATGGAAGCAAGCACTCCTTGAAGTTACTTCCTTGAAAGGATGGGAAGCTGATGGGTAAAATCTTTCACGAAAGTATTATgtactttcttttaatttgtaagGGTGTTTACTGAATATGATTCCTACTCgcttctttttcgtttttattggTTAGCAGCAAGATTTTTATAGGAGTAACACATGGCGATGCATAAGTTCCAtatattatctattttcaatttcttaataTGATGATATTGACCAATCTAATATAgatttcatttttatgattacaATCGCTTGAATAATATAagattttttcaaatgaatttttttgctCTTATATCCAAAGATTTTGTTAGattgtgcctttttttttccatgtttatAGTGTAAGCTACATCAATCTTCATTACAAACTTTTCTATTTACATATTTATGTGAGATTATAATTCAACTAAGCAAGTCAAAAAAGAGATGGTTGAGGAAAAAGGTTTATCTTTGTAATACATTtgttcaaataattttcaatgcattttcCTATATCAAAGcgatgttctttttttttttttttttttttgtgaaatgttaTCCTTCTACTTCCCAATAAAATCAATACATATAATATAGACatcaaaaagaaagtaaagtacATGTTATCAACTCTTGATGCAATGGAAATTGTAAGAACATGAATTTAGAATCAAAATTCACAACACAAGTAGAAACTTGCAAGCATGTAAAATTGGGCAAATAAGGAGAAATCCCCTAATTGTATTCAAGTAGTTCACAATAAAGCACTCTAAACGACTTTCGGGATTGGTATATAAGACTTAAATTCCTCTTGCATCAAAAGTTGCAACATGTTTGTTAAATGGTGGTTGAACTCTCATACCATGTtgcctaatttaatttttcttatcctAACGCTCTAAAAAGTTTTCAAAGCCATGTCCATCTCATCCATAATATCTTCAACGACAAGAAGTTTGAAATATGATTTCAATCCATAGTATGCTAATATATGAAGGAGGACAAAAATGATTCTTAAAGtattaggatttattcctagaCTTATTTACTATTGTGCTCTCATTAgataaacaatataaaattatatttaccATGTATTTGAACTCTTGTTACACTTGATAGGTATGAAGGAGAATTGGTAAAATCGATTGTTCGGAAAGTGTTAAGTGAgttgaaagaaaagtttgagttGGATATTTCTGAGAATTTGGTTGGAATTAACAGTCATGTGGAGAAGATTATAAGATTTGTAGATAAAAGTCCTTGTGACACCCTATTTGTTGGCATCCATGgaatgggaggcattggcaagacaactcttgctAAAACCATCTACAACAAGCTCTTAAATAAATTTGAGTATTGTAGCTTCATTGCTAATATTAGGGAGTCGGGGGAGCGCTTTGGCATTCATTGCTTACAAAATCAGTTAATCGTTGATATATTGAAGCAAGACAATCAAGCTCGTAATAAGGATGAAGGGATTAAGATCCTCTCATCAATGCTCAAAGGTAAGAAAGTcctcattcttcttgatgatgtaGACGATTACGATCAGCTGAAAGCTTTGGCTGGAAATCATCATTGGTTTTCTTCAggaagtaggatcattattACCACCAGAAACAAGAGTATTCTTGACAATGCTGAGGTGAACTACAACTATGAACATGAGGAATTGGATAGGGATAAATCTTTGATTCTGTTtagtagacatgcatttcgaaAGGACTCTCCTCCAAGTGAATTTGAAGACCTTGCTTATGATGCTGTGTCCACCACTGGAGGGCTTCCCTTATCTCTTGAGGTTCTAGGTTCATATTTGTGCGGACAAAAGCCAATTCTATGGGAGGATACGataaaaaagttaagaaaagtCCCTCATAAGAAAGTGCAAGAAAAGTTAAGGATAAGTTATGAAGCATTGGATTATagacaaaaacaaatatttttggatatcgCTTGCTTTTTCATTGGGACCAGCAAAAGAAAAGCATCCTACATGTGGGACGCttgtgactttttcccaaaggaAGGAATTGAAGTATTGAAGTTTTTGTCATTAATAAAAGTTGGAGATAATCATGAGCTTAgaatgcatgatcaattgagaGATCTTGGTAGGGAAATTGTCCGCGAGGAAAACGAGCAGGGACCTGAATATCGTAGTAGGTTATGGGACTCGACGGAAGTCTGGGAAGTGCTTAAGGCAAATGAGGTATGcgtttctcttcttttgccCTCTCAGTCCATATTCTAGTGTAATTTGTACTTAGTGCTTGCTCTAGTGAGAAGAGAACTGTCTAATATTATTGCCCTTACGTCGTTTCATTGACATGATTAGAAAGTATGAGGTTGCTCTCTCTTAATAAGCATTGcaccttatttgagatttttcttgaaCAAGCGTGCATTCAGAAGTTGCTTCCAAGTACAaggtattttcaaatttattagaTACTTGATAGAAATATTCTATATCGACAAAATCCTTAACTTCTAAAATTGATTCAGTTACATCCTTGACACATGCAATAATAGCTTTGACTATGCTACTGTAAACCATAACTTCCTTAGGAtatataaatcataaaattctaCTCTCTAGGTGTTGGAATTGATATAGTAGGAGCAATCACGCCTGCATTTctcatgaaaattcaatcaTTATAACGTATTTGAGAATGGAAgggatatttattttatagaatATTAAGTTATTAATTCCTTTTACCAAAATTCACATAATAAGGACTGATTCAAAACTTACCGAAcatataattaatattatatGAACATAATGTATGCAGATATATATGACATTAAGCGTATTTGATGCAATGactattgaaaagagaaatgtcTTATTTATTTCATATAAAAAGTCCCAGAGGTAATTACTCTAAACTTCTATTTTGTATATAATTatgtgattgtattgtgtgtGTGAAATTAATCATAGTTTTGACTCTTAATATTCTTGATCCATGATTTGTTTGACTCGGATTTGTTGCTAAAAAACTAGcacatatttgcattttcaacgTGCAACCTATATATAATCTCAAGAGCTGATTTCTATGTTATCATATTAAAGCCAATGTTCATTTGTTATGTCTTCGTATTACATCATAAAATAAACTGAACTaacttaaagaaaaatgaatatgatgTATATTTAAATCTAGATAACTTTGGTATTAAAGGCTTTACAAACTAAAAAGGTACATCATTGgtcataattatttcaaaattcttgctgggttcatttttcttcattcatggtactatcattaatcaaaattaaaGTGGTTGAGAAAACCGATACAAATCTCTTCTAAGTTGATTCCTACATCTGATCAATATTTAAAGTTATTGTCATGTATGTCATCGAAAACAGTCAATCTTGACATTCGTCATGTGAAGTGTGAAGCATGGACAAGAGCACTGGCACGacttaaaaaataaaccaaaaacaaaagacattCAAAGCATAATTAGAACACATTTATAACTCATTCCTTGGACATTAGTGAGTTAATTGCCAGGTGAAAATAGAGCAGCCTTTTGCACCGCGACAACAATAACACAACCTATAATATCCTAAAAGGAAGCCCAATCAAGCACGTGGGCTGAAAATAACTCCACCTTTCGAACATCCCGGGGAAAAGCTCAGCCCTTCTTCACTCGCGATACAAATAAAATGACACCTATTACAGATTCTACCTATTCTCCTCTCACCTTAAATAGACACGACACCCTACGTGGCTCATTGGGCTGACATGCACAATGAACCATTTTAATTATAcggctttttgttttttttttttttttttcataatgctaaaaatttgaTAACAAAGATTATACACTAATTTTGTTGACAAGGttataaatgaaaaaacaaCGCCGTTCTTCTGTGCTGGTTGATGTGGCTCGCTGTGTACGTCAACACAGTCAGCCATGCAGGATATCAGTGGCAATTTAATGAATGTAATTTACAATAGGTGTCGGTTTTGTTCCACGGCTAAACGATTGGGCTTCATTCCCCGATACGAAAgattaggctttttttttttttttttttgggacatttgAAAGATCGTGTTACTTTTGTCTCAAGTACAAATGGttgggctttttttttgggatttggcCATGAGCGTTACTCAAACTCCATCGATCCATTatagaagatgaaaaaaaaaatacttgaaaataaataattttgacgACAGATagatttcttcatattttgaGAGGGAATTTTCGCATGGAAATGACTAATCTCAGTATGATTACTTCTCTGGAGGttgcttcctttttctttttctttttttctgataaTTACTCTTCTCATGGTTTTCTTTTAGGTATAAGATATAATTCCTTCTCCACTAATTATGTCATTCTCCTGTAAGTATCCATGAAATCTTAAGCAACATGGTCAAATACGATAAGAAATTTTCTGGTTTGAATAAATTGACATGGATTTGGAAATCCATGAATTTTTTGTGCTCCTTTACTTCTTATGTGCAAGTGATTTTCTTGGTGAAAGCTTGTTGCACATTTGGTTCATCGGAATaactattatatttttaattcataAAAATCCAAGCAATTTGACTCAAAAAGTAGATTTGAAATATCTGTTCTCTCAAAATCAGGACTAGCTATTCCTTAGGGCCAAGGAGTTACTAGCTATTCCATGTAGCGAAGAATAggttcaatttttaaaattccgaAAATACTatgcatttttaataattagttATATTCAAATTAATCAGAGTTAATAAATTAGGactatttattataattattacaaTTTCTTTAGAacaattatatttattatactTGAATATTTCAATTTCTGATTGATTTATAATATAGCCAATTGAGATCTAcaactaaataataatttatgctaGTATGATAAGGTATAGAGAGCATAAATATAATTAGTGTTCTTATCTCAGTTGCTtataattagagattaattaattattgataataattcaaGTTactattgataaaataaaaactacatATGATATTAAAGTAACTACTATCACAAGCCTAGTCACTTACAATTAGTCATTACTCcattggaaaaaacaaaagtgagtatatgttatatttttatcaattgtAAGTAACATAGCTAAGTAATATACACGAAATTAAACAtaagaaaatatagaaaagaaaagaaggacttcataaggataattttttttatactgagaatttttttgccaattgtCACAATTATCAcaataactttcaattttgtgCATTGTAATTTAATTAGAAGAAAGAAGGCTACAAtacaagaaagaagaggattTACAAGTTGTGAAGTTTTACCCTATAGCTAGATCAAAGGGTAATAGTACGTTTATAATGGGTATAAGAAACTAAACTATTAGACATGATAAAGTAAAACTAGAGGAcattataattcttttaagaTCTAAGTACTTATGgccaaatttcaaaatcagaATTGACATCTTCACTTTGTTAGCCTTTATAAATACTAGagccgttaaacgggtgggtcgggtcgggtttgggtgggtcattaatggtccgacccaaattgacccattaacccatttatgacccatttatgtttaatgtaaattttttgacccaaacccgacccgacccatacccaacccatacccgacccgacccaactcatattaataaaatattttcatatttaacaaatttagaaaacttattcctatgtttttttaaagattatattattaaaatacttccaagcttttatatattattttttttaaaattgtattgctaaaaagatatttttatacaatataaatttaatggaaaattttttaaaaattttaaaataattatttaaaaaatggaaatttaattatttttttaaattaaatttttaattatttttattttattttaaaatataattttctttttctttttctcttttttcttctccttatccttcttcttcttctttggtcggcCGCTAGCCATGGCTGACGAGACGGCCAACCCACGGGCAAGCCTCAAGCTCACCGACATCGgagagcttgaggctcgcctgatctgcaagcctcgagctcgcggatggcagcctcgagcttgcccgacgcccggcgagctcgaggctgcGGTCGGCgggctcgagccttgcccaatGTCGGCGAGCCTCAGCCTCGCCGAGTCAgccgagctcgag
This genomic stretch from Eucalyptus grandis isolate ANBG69807.140 chromosome 3, ASM1654582v1, whole genome shotgun sequence harbors:
- the LOC104429061 gene encoding disease resistance protein RUN1-like, coding for MHPPIEKCNVSVHRNAEDADTGASDLLTAPTKTNSGGSSSLTASIGNYYDVFLNFRGVDTRKGFTDHLYNGLVDAGIHTFRDNNEIREGEMIGPDLLTAIKNMEPAHVRHQIGSFGDAFHKRERRFDPTIFDKWKQALLEVTSLKGWEADGYEGELVKSIVRKVLSELKEKFELDISENLVGINSHVEKIIRFVDKSPCDTLFVGIHGMGGIGKTTLAKTIYNKLLNKFEYCSFIANIRESGERFGIHCLQNQLIVDILKQDNQARNKDEGIKILSSMLKGKKVLILLDDVDDYDQLKALAGNHHWFSSGSRIIITTRNKSILDNAEVNYNYEHEELDRDKSLILFSRHAFRKDSPPSEFEDLAYDAVSTTGGLPLSLEVLGSYLCGQKPILWEDTIKKLRKVPHKKVQEKLRISYEALDYRQKQIFLDIACFFIGTSKRKASYMWDACDFFPKEGIEVLKFLSLIKVGDNHELRMHDQLRDLGREIVREENEQGPEYRSRLWDSTEVWEVLKANEGTKKIEAICLSSAKPLTKATTSLRKNNSRS